One part of the Pyrinomonadaceae bacterium genome encodes these proteins:
- a CDS encoding IS1 family transposase, translating into MRERIHGLKINFAQCDEVWSWVAMKNKTKIRKGETSDEVGDCWTFTCIDSETKLILAWHVGHRGYDDTVAFTDKIAHATAGSFQISTDGFAAYRDAVVMSLGMQRVDFAQLIKIYRSSLMDEQRYSPAECTGARKEAIMGNPDMDRCSTSHIERHNLSLRMENRRFTRLTNAFSKKLDNHKAALALYLCYYNFCRPHKTLHGATPAMEAGIVRHLWSVKDLLHAAAKF; encoded by the coding sequence ATGCGCGAACGAATTCATGGATTGAAGATTAATTTTGCCCAGTGTGATGAGGTTTGGTCTTGGGTGGCAATGAAAAATAAGACCAAGATTCGCAAAGGCGAAACATCTGACGAGGTTGGCGATTGCTGGACGTTCACTTGTATTGATTCAGAAACGAAACTCATTCTTGCTTGGCACGTTGGACATCGGGGTTACGATGATACGGTGGCCTTCACCGATAAGATCGCTCACGCAACGGCGGGAAGTTTTCAGATTTCAACGGATGGCTTTGCGGCTTACCGCGACGCGGTTGTAATGAGCCTCGGAATGCAACGAGTTGATTTCGCGCAGTTAATCAAAATTTATCGCTCGTCACTTATGGACGAGCAAAGATATTCTCCGGCTGAATGCACAGGCGCAAGGAAAGAAGCGATCATGGGCAACCCCGATATGGATCGTTGCAGCACGTCACACATCGAAAGACACAACTTGTCGCTGCGCATGGAAAACCGAAGATTCACGCGGCTAACGAACGCCTTTTCAAAGAAGCTGGACAACCACAAGGCGGCCTTGGCGTTGTATCTCTGCTACTACAACTTTTGCAGACCGCACAAGACACTTCATGGCGCGACGCCAGCAATGGAAGCGGGAATCGTGAGGCATTTGTGGAGTGTTAAAGACCTACTTCACGCAGCGGCTAAATTCTGA